A section of the Babylonia areolata isolate BAREFJ2019XMU chromosome 1, ASM4173473v1, whole genome shotgun sequence genome encodes:
- the LOC143286775 gene encoding ly6/PLAUR domain-containing protein 6-like, producing MDRTGGVSAGGCGGVGMGVAARRRGWTEQCGVVVVCLLVVTVHVGVSANTVLWSPTRSPTSDITCWTCNNKANNEDCNNWAPDLKCPINHTVCQTVHRLSVPRGVSVEVSKRCVHTSVCTPHHVGCSLDDLTGQQVCVSCCDYSYCNQGVPVNGSTALQLSFFSPAAPSRAATTPAPSPFVLPGLLWLGTLWALRSLCDVTWGS from the exons atggacaGGACAGGAGGAGTCAGtgctggtggatgtggtggtgtagggATGGGAGTGGCGGCCCGGAGGAGGGGATGGACAGAGcagtgcggggtggtggtggtgtgtctgctGGTGGTGACGGTGCACGTGGGGGTCAGTGCCAACACCGTCCTCTGGTCACCGACACGGTCTCCGACCAGTG ACATCACGTGTTGGACGTGCAACAACAAGGCCAACAACGAAGACTGCAACAACTGGGCTCCTGATCTCAAATGTCCCatca ACCACACGGTGTGCCAGACCGTGCACCGGTTGAGTGTGCCGAGAGGGGTGAGCGTGGAGGTGAGCAAGCGGTGTGTTCACACGTCCGTCTGTACCCCGCATCACGTGGGCTGCTCACTGGACGACCTCACCGGGCAACAG gtgtgcGTGTCGTGCTGTGACTACAGTTACTGTAACCAGGGGGTGCCTGTCAACGGCAGCACGGCACTGCagctctccttcttctcccccgccgccccctcccgcgccgccaccacccctgccccctcccccttcgtcCTGCCGGGCCTCCTGTGGCTGGGGACCCTGTGGGCGCTGCGCTCCCTCTGTGACGTCACGTGGGGGTCATga